One stretch of Siphonobacter curvatus DNA includes these proteins:
- a CDS encoding LiaI-LiaF-like domain-containing protein, which translates to MNAKNLLLGGFFVLLGILFLGRNLGWFDFHFGELFRLWPLLFVVLGVNMIWGKSNRNVTVATLILLAICVPLFIATKVRDRVRDNIHWNGSWDDDDHDDEAEESYENRDSERSGGKQYLAEPMTDSINAASFQLEGGAAEFTMGTTDKQLVEADGDLDMGNLSLKSTSVNGASEVILSMKGRKKWNWDDEHSHNNVAVRLNPQPLWNLDMKVGAGKADFDLTPFKVSKVSLHTGATEMDLKLGDKTDQTDVEVNAGVASVKIKVPQSVGCRITTRGALTEKDFNGFTRQGDAYETPGYAGAKKKINIRFEGGIAEWKVERY; encoded by the coding sequence ATGAATGCTAAAAATCTATTACTCGGCGGATTTTTCGTACTACTAGGAATTTTGTTTCTGGGACGAAATCTGGGCTGGTTCGACTTCCATTTCGGTGAACTCTTCCGACTCTGGCCCCTCTTGTTTGTGGTACTGGGTGTAAATATGATCTGGGGTAAATCGAACCGTAACGTCACCGTAGCGACCCTGATTTTATTGGCCATCTGCGTTCCCTTGTTCATTGCAACGAAAGTGCGGGACCGGGTACGGGACAATATTCACTGGAATGGTAGCTGGGATGATGATGATCATGACGATGAGGCCGAAGAATCGTACGAAAACCGCGATTCAGAACGGAGTGGGGGTAAGCAGTACTTGGCCGAACCCATGACCGATAGTATTAATGCGGCTAGTTTTCAACTCGAAGGCGGAGCGGCGGAGTTTACGATGGGTACAACAGATAAACAGTTGGTAGAAGCCGATGGTGATCTGGATATGGGCAATCTGTCGCTGAAAAGTACGAGTGTAAACGGAGCCAGCGAAGTAATATTGAGCATGAAGGGCCGCAAGAAGTGGAACTGGGATGACGAACACTCGCATAACAATGTTGCCGTACGTCTTAACCCACAACCGCTCTGGAATCTGGACATGAAAGTAGGGGCAGGAAAAGCCGATTTTGACCTGACGCCTTTTAAAGTCAGTAAGGTAAGTCTACACACCGGAGCCACCGAAATGGATCTGAAACTGGGTGACAAGACCGATCAGACGGACGTGGAAGTAAATGCGGGTGTGGCGAGTGTAAAAATCAAGGTACCGCAATCCGTGGGTTGCCGAATCACCACCCGTGGAGCGTTAACGGAAAAAGATTTCAACGGATTTACGCGTCAGGGTGATGCTTACGAAACGCCCGGTTATGCAGGTGCCAAGAAGAAAATTAATATCCGCTTCGAAGGAGGTATTGCGGAGTGGAAAGTGGAAAGGTACTAG
- a CDS encoding Crp/Fnr family transcriptional regulator translates to MIAIRLKKAFDPIIELDLEIWENFSKLGTVDHFPGETILKHAGTQEKYFSLLLSGAGGVLIWRKNNYICTDLYFENDFIMDYPSFVLQSTTDTEIRLFQAGTVFRIPYQRFQEVFKPNAYGYVVTLKSLEKSYIEKVRQQVDLLSKKAKERYLEASQQHREVDRIPLKYMASYLGITPQSLSRIRSEKVN, encoded by the coding sequence ATGATTGCTATTCGCTTAAAAAAGGCATTTGATCCAATTATCGAGCTGGATCTGGAAATTTGGGAAAACTTTTCAAAATTAGGTACGGTTGATCATTTTCCTGGCGAGACCATTCTAAAGCACGCTGGCACACAAGAAAAATATTTTAGCCTGTTGCTCAGTGGAGCGGGTGGGGTATTGATTTGGCGAAAAAATAACTATATCTGCACCGATCTCTATTTTGAGAATGATTTCATCATGGATTATCCATCTTTCGTTCTCCAATCAACAACCGATACTGAAATTCGACTTTTTCAAGCTGGCACCGTGTTCAGAATACCTTATCAGCGTTTTCAGGAAGTATTTAAGCCTAACGCCTACGGATATGTTGTTACATTGAAATCGCTTGAGAAATCGTATATAGAAAAAGTAAGACAGCAAGTCGATTTATTGTCTAAAAAAGCTAAAGAGAGATATTTAGAAGCTAGTCAACAACATCGAGAGGTTGATCGAATTCCCTTAAAATATATGGCTTCTTACTTAGGCATTACTCCACAAAGCTTGAGTCGTATTCGGTCTGAAAAAGTTAACTAG
- a CDS encoding PspC domain-containing protein, with the protein MNRLERIPSHKMIGGVAAGLAAYLNVDVALVRVLFVLGAIFTHAPFVIAYIILWIALPKRVEGVYAVEVDTKPRTHNSKAWGIAAILFGSLFLLDEFTWFDWDKAWPLSLIVVGLVLIFKDQIKERIA; encoded by the coding sequence ATGAACCGTTTAGAACGCATTCCTTCGCATAAAATGATTGGTGGCGTAGCCGCCGGTCTGGCTGCTTACTTAAATGTCGATGTAGCTCTGGTGCGGGTGCTGTTTGTACTGGGTGCCATTTTCACGCACGCTCCTTTCGTCATTGCCTATATTATCTTATGGATTGCCCTTCCCAAACGAGTAGAAGGAGTGTATGCAGTAGAGGTGGATACGAAGCCCCGTACGCATAACTCGAAAGCCTGGGGTATTGCCGCGATTTTGTTTGGCTCCCTGTTTCTACTGGACGAGTTTACCTGGTTCGACTGGGATAAAGCCTGGCCTCTGTCATTAATCGTCGTTGGGCTGGTACTGATTTTCAAAGATCAGATTAAGGAAAGAATTGCCTAA
- a CDS encoding LiaI-LiaF-like domain-containing protein, with the protein MTPSRVLVGLAFIAYGIIKLAEELGWFYIHWHSVRRYWPVALIVLGIWLLVRKKEEPPYDPPQATGSFPTDPAAPQPPQPPQPPADPFA; encoded by the coding sequence ATGACACCTTCTCGCGTACTCGTAGGTCTGGCTTTTATCGCCTACGGCATTATCAAACTGGCCGAGGAACTGGGGTGGTTTTACATCCACTGGCATTCGGTACGGCGATACTGGCCCGTAGCATTGATTGTCCTGGGTATCTGGCTATTGGTTCGGAAAAAAGAAGAACCGCCTTACGACCCGCCGCAAGCTACGGGATCCTTTCCAACCGATCCCGCTGCACCGCAGCCACCCCAACCGCCTCAGCCACCCGCTGATCCCTTTGCCTGA
- a CDS encoding CPBP family intramembrane glutamic endopeptidase — MNNVNKAVRLPVWKTLLVLIGFPIISYLLSLILLQRDLFSFTGWDFFSVFWILITIWYIIQIKIITYILSSEGYTLEAIGYRLDVNHSKKMIGGYLLCSLLLLITIEISLQSGPIDPSRLSDFANLTPTNLRQRIIFILMGLFAGLSEEMVYRGFAINSLMGYRINKWLSIILASIPFVFQHGLKAIPQFSWFFSMGLFFGFLFILTKKLTIGIIVHWLIILSAVVAILSTLN, encoded by the coding sequence ATGAATAACGTAAATAAAGCAGTGAGATTGCCCGTTTGGAAGACTCTCCTGGTATTAATTGGGTTTCCTATTATTTCTTATTTACTATCATTAATACTTTTACAACGAGATCTATTTTCCTTTACTGGTTGGGATTTCTTTTCGGTTTTCTGGATACTAATTACGATTTGGTATATCATTCAGATCAAAATTATTACTTATATCCTGTCATCTGAGGGTTATACACTTGAAGCTATAGGTTATAGATTGGATGTAAACCATTCAAAAAAGATGATAGGGGGGTATCTACTATGCTCATTACTCCTACTAATCACAATAGAAATTAGTTTACAATCAGGTCCAATAGATCCTTCTAGGCTCTCTGATTTTGCTAACCTGACGCCCACTAATTTAAGACAGAGGATTATTTTTATTCTGATGGGACTTTTCGCGGGTCTTTCGGAAGAAATGGTTTACCGTGGCTTTGCGATAAATAGTTTAATGGGTTATAGAATTAACAAATGGTTATCGATTATACTAGCCAGTATACCCTTTGTTTTCCAACATGGTCTTAAAGCTATTCCTCAGTTTAGCTGGTTCTTCAGCATGGGCCTCTTTTTTGGATTTCTTTTTATTCTTACCAAAAAGCTGACGATTGGTATAATTGTTCATTGGCTGATTATTCTTTCTGCTGTTGTAGCCATTCTTAGCACGCTCAACTAA
- a CDS encoding isopenicillin N synthase family dioxygenase encodes MESLQNDALLDEIPSLDLADFTSGDAERKAKFVADLGRAFNNIGFVAIKNHGLTAELQDQLYAAVKEFFFKADDYKRKYEVPGIAGQRGYVGKGKETAKGFKVADLKEFYHVGQPHPTTDDGDSVWADYPKNVFPEDLPAFEQYTVKTYQTFEQTGKTLLRAIALYLELPEDYFEDKVKHGNSILRALHYFPLDPNVVEPGAVRAAAHGDINLITLLMGASAEGLEVLRRDGAWIGITALPDQIIVNVGDMLDRLTNHKLKSTIHRVVNPSREKMNTSRFSIPFFMHPRSEMNLTSLESCIDTQHPKLYTDMTAGEFLDERLLELGLKK; translated from the coding sequence ATGGAAAGTCTTCAGAATGACGCTCTTTTGGACGAAATCCCATCGCTGGACCTAGCTGATTTTACCTCGGGTGATGCCGAGCGAAAAGCCAAGTTCGTAGCCGATCTGGGCCGGGCGTTTAACAATATCGGTTTCGTTGCGATTAAAAACCACGGTCTTACGGCTGAGCTGCAGGACCAACTATACGCAGCAGTAAAGGAATTCTTCTTTAAAGCTGACGACTACAAAAGAAAATACGAAGTGCCGGGTATTGCCGGGCAGCGGGGTTACGTGGGTAAGGGGAAAGAAACCGCCAAAGGTTTCAAAGTAGCCGATCTGAAAGAATTTTACCACGTCGGCCAGCCCCATCCGACGACGGACGACGGTGATTCGGTCTGGGCAGATTATCCCAAAAATGTATTTCCAGAAGACCTACCGGCTTTTGAACAGTATACCGTAAAAACGTATCAGACGTTTGAACAAACGGGAAAAACGCTGCTACGGGCCATTGCTCTGTATCTGGAACTACCCGAGGATTACTTCGAGGACAAAGTGAAGCATGGCAACAGCATTTTACGGGCTTTGCATTACTTCCCCCTCGACCCCAATGTAGTGGAACCCGGAGCGGTACGGGCCGCGGCTCACGGTGATATTAACCTGATTACGCTGCTGATGGGAGCCAGTGCCGAAGGACTCGAGGTACTACGTCGGGACGGAGCATGGATTGGTATTACGGCCCTGCCCGACCAGATCATCGTTAATGTGGGCGACATGCTCGACCGCCTCACCAATCACAAACTGAAGTCGACGATTCACCGGGTGGTTAATCCTTCGCGGGAAAAAATGAACACATCCCGGTTCTCGATTCCCTTCTTTATGCACCCTCGCTCGGAGATGAATTTGACTTCACTGGAGAGCTGTATTGATACGCAACATCCTAAACTCTATACGGACATGACCGCCGGAGAGTTTCTGGACGAACGCCTGCTGGAGTTAGGCCTTAAAAAGTAG
- the mnmA gene encoding tRNA 2-thiouridine(34) synthase MnmA: MSKHGRILVAMSGGIDSSLAAVLLHEQGYEVIGMTMKTWDYASSGGTKKETGCCSLDSINDARNVAVQLGFPHYILDIRNEFGDYVIDHFTGEYLEGRTPNPCVLCNTHIKWDALLRRADKLDCEFIATGHYANLREGNGGPSHGRHIVSKGLDTWKDQSYVLWGVSQDSLARTKLPLGNFRKSEIREMAKERGFFELASKAESYEICFVPDNDYRGFLKRRIPTLEAEVAGGNFVDQEGKVLGTHEGYPFYTIGQRKGLGIALGYPAFVTEIRKDSNEVVLGRDRDLERTGMMVSQLNMQKYAELTQPLETITKIRYKHEGTPAIITQTGGQMEVRFHEPVTGVAPGQAAVFYEGDDVVGGGWITKALR, translated from the coding sequence ATGAGCAAACACGGACGTATTCTGGTCGCCATGAGTGGCGGCATTGATTCTTCACTGGCAGCGGTCCTGCTGCACGAACAAGGTTACGAAGTCATTGGTATGACGATGAAAACCTGGGACTACGCCAGTTCCGGGGGCACAAAAAAAGAAACGGGCTGTTGTAGCCTCGATAGCATCAACGATGCCCGTAACGTAGCTGTACAGCTGGGCTTCCCGCACTATATCCTTGACATTCGGAATGAATTTGGAGATTACGTAATCGACCATTTCACGGGTGAATACCTGGAAGGGCGTACGCCTAACCCCTGCGTTTTGTGCAACACACACATCAAGTGGGACGCTTTGTTACGGCGGGCTGATAAGCTCGACTGCGAGTTTATTGCCACGGGTCACTACGCGAACCTGCGGGAAGGAAACGGCGGTCCGTCGCACGGTCGCCATATCGTATCGAAGGGTTTGGATACCTGGAAAGATCAGAGTTATGTACTCTGGGGGGTATCGCAGGACAGTCTGGCCCGTACCAAACTTCCTTTGGGTAATTTCCGTAAAAGTGAAATTCGAGAAATGGCCAAAGAACGCGGCTTTTTTGAGTTAGCCAGCAAGGCGGAAAGCTACGAGATCTGCTTTGTACCGGATAATGATTACCGCGGTTTCCTAAAACGCCGTATTCCTACCCTGGAAGCAGAAGTAGCCGGCGGTAACTTTGTCGATCAGGAAGGGAAAGTACTGGGCACGCACGAAGGCTATCCGTTCTACACCATTGGCCAACGCAAAGGCTTGGGTATTGCTCTGGGTTATCCCGCTTTCGTTACTGAAATTCGGAAAGACAGCAATGAAGTTGTACTGGGCCGTGACCGCGACCTGGAACGGACCGGCATGATGGTCAGTCAGCTCAATATGCAGAAATACGCCGAACTGACGCAACCCCTGGAAACGATCACGAAGATTCGTTACAAACACGAGGGAACACCGGCCATCATTACGCAAACCGGTGGGCAAATGGAAGTACGCTTCCACGAACCCGTAACCGGCGTAGCTCCGGGTCAGGCAGCCGTTTTCTACGAAGGCGACGACGTGGTAGGCGGTGGCTGGATTACTAAAGCCCTACGGTAG